cccaaggcgctcgcccagcagatcgccgacgagctcgagaaggaggccaagcgcctcgcggaccGCGTCGTgtacggcgccgcggcgcccccGTCCATGCACCGCCAGCTCATCTCGCggggcggcacgcgccagaGCGACTGGCAGACGCGCCACCAGGTGAGCGTCGTCGTGCCCAACTGGCGCGAGTACCcggagctcggcacgccggccaacgccgcggagctcgagggtGTGGACGCGGCGTCGATTGTCAAGGTCGTCGGACCCCCCGAGGCCATCCAGACTGTCTTGGCCGAgatcgcgcagctgcgcgacgcggacgcggcgcgccgcgcccgctcCGCCAAGGCCCGGATCGACCAGGACCCGTAGCCCGATAAGCCCGATTCTATCAGATATACGGTCGAGATTGCGCTTCCGTCGCGGATGGAGCCGGCTATGCTCGCCGCACCACCCGAGACTGGGGGAGTGGATGCAGCTGTATATGCTGCAGAGCGCAATGCACAGGAGCATGGGCCGAATAAGCGTACCGACGGACGCGGCAAGGtgccgcggcacggccggcggagcaccgagccgccgctcgacgcgcaaGTCGCGCCCCGTGCTGATATGATGAGCTGGAGCACGCACATTGATGCGGTCGCAGAAgagacgccgctcgtctcgctgcgtgcgggACCGAGCCACGAGCGGAGGCGCACGCTgtcgctcctcgcgctgtACGCATCCATATTTACCATGGCGATGGCcatgtcgctcgacgcgatgTCGTTCAATCTCTACTTGAACTATGCGTGCTCCGAGTTTAACGCACTCTCGTCGATGGGCACTGTGATGATTGTGCAGCAGCTTGTGCGTGCGATCGCCAAGCCGCCCGTCGCGAAACTGTCGGACGTGGTGGGGCGCatcggcacgctcctctTGGTTCTCGGGCTGTACGCCGGAGGCTACGCGATCATGGCCTCTGCGACATCGTTCATGATGCTGCTCGGGGGCACGATCGTGcagtcgctcggcgcgaccgGCGTCCAAGTGCTGCAGTCGGTGATCATCGCCGATACGACTTCGGTGCAGTGGCGTGGCCTGTTGATCGGCACGGTCAACGTGCCGTACCTGGTCAACTTTGCGCTCGCGgggccgctcgtcgactttgcgctgcgcacgcacggcTGGCGCTTTGGATTCGGGATCTGGGtgctcgccgtgccgctctcggccgcgccgctcttgGTCACGCTCCTGGTCGGCTaccgccgggcgcgccgccgcgcgcagcgcagcgcgccgccgcccacgccgagcgtctgGCGCGAGATGGACTTGCTGGGCATGGGCCTCTTTTCCAGCGGCCTCaccctcgtcctcctcccGCTTTCCCTCGGGGGCTTTTCTGCCGTGGCCGAAGGCTGGACGAGCGAGagccagcagctcgtcgccggtTTCCTCCTGCTTGGCGCTTTTGCGCTCTGGCAGgcacgcaccgcgacgccgttTCTTCCGTACTCGGCGCTGTCCAACTTTACCGTGATGGCCGTCTGCACGATTGGCGCCTTGGACTTTGCTGGGTTCTACTTGTCGTGGACGTACCTCGCGCCGTTCATCATGATCCTCAAGGACTGGGACcaggtgcgcacggcctaCTTTGTTTCTGCACAAAACGTCACGTCGACCATCACCGGCATCATTGTAGGGATGCTGATGGCCTATACGCGGCGCCTAAAAGGCTTCCTTACGTACGGCTACATTGTGCGCGTGCTTGGCATTGCGCTCATGATCCACTTCCGGTCGCTTGGGCACACGGCCGTGACGCTGGTCCTGTGCCAGGTCCTCCAAGGCATCGGTGGCGGGTCGGTCGCGCTCACGATGCAGGTCGCCGTGCAggtcgccgtgccgccgacgcgcgtcgcagtCGTGACGGCGTTTGAGCTGCTCACCAccgaggtcggcgcggcggtcggcagcgcgctcgcgagcgcgctcTTTACGTCGCTcctgcgcccggcgctcgacacgcaccTGCCCTATCTTCCGCACACCGAGCTCGATCGCATCCAGGGCAACCTCGGCGCGGTACTCGAGTACCCGgtcggctcgctcgagcgcatcggcatTACACAAGCATGGGTCGACGTGATGCGCACGCTGTGCATCACCTCGCTGCTTGTGCAGGTGCCGGCGCTGGCCATGACCTTTTTCATCCCGGAAATGAACTTGCACGATAGCCACACGCACCGCCACCGTGCCGCGGACCCCGAGCGGGACGAGCCGCATGGCACGCCGCTGGAATCGCCCGCGCGCTTCCAGTCGCCGCCATGGAGCCGCGACCGCCGGCCTGCGCCAGGAAAATAGATACCCATTACACAGCTGCCGTACAATTCTCTGCATACCGCGCATACTccccggcgccgaccgcgacgacgccgccgcgcgcgggacgcagcgcgtcgacgggGTCCGCGTCCCAGCCCGCGTactcgacgaggacctgcggcgcgagcgacgcacgaAACGGCAGGCCGTCGGACGTGCTCacaagcagctcggcgccggcccaATGCACGTCGGTCACCTCGGCCGTGTTTCGCCAAAAGgtcgcgacggccgcgaggtCGCGGGTATCATACACGGCAcacacgccgctgctcgtgccgagcgcaaggcggtGGGCAGCAAGGTCGAcggccagcgcctgcacgcgcccggcctccccgccgggcgccgcagggacaggcacgaggcgcggcgcgccgccgctcagCGCCCACACGGCGAGCTGCCCGCTGGCGAGGCCGCCGTATGcatgctcctcgtcgacgtccagTGCAagcacggcggcgtggtCGGGCGCCGTGAGCGTCGTCTTGGTCGTCGCTTGGCCGACGTCCCAAACCCGGACGGTGCCGTCGGCGCTCCCGGTGAGCACttcgcgcccgcgcccgaggaTCGCGCTGCAGTACACCGCGCGCGTGTGCCCTGCGAGTGTGCGTGGATTCGATCCGTCGATCGCCGAGTAGATCTTGGCGCGCATGTCGAGCGACGTCGTGAGCACCACTTCGCCACTTGGAAagaagcgcacgctcgtaATGTCGCTTGCGTGGCCCGCAAGGGGAATCGGCGTGCGAAAGGGGTCAGTGCTGTTGGCCcactcgccgacgtgcagcgcaccgctgGGGCCGCCCGCGCACCAGCGCTCCAtgcccgaggccgacacgctgagcgcaaagcgccatgcgccgcgcggcccgTCGGCGAACGGAATCCCCCCTTTCTCTTCCGCAATGCACACGTCTACCCACGGCGTCTTGACGGTGGACTGTGACTGGACCGCGACGCACCGTGCGCTCTTGGCCTCGACGGGAAAGGCaggcgaggaggaggtgATTTCCACGCCGTGCGCTCCTTTTTTGATCTGCACGCTGGTTTCGGCCGTGCACCGCTCCGGCGCGGCTATGTACGCATTGACCCACACGCTCTCCTGGTCGACCGCCCCGCCCTGCACTTCGTCCaggacctcggcgacgcacggcgcgaCCGCGACATAGGGAAGGACGTGCATCGTCGCTATGATTACGTCATATTACAAGAAcacgccgaggtcgtggcGCGTGTAGTCGTTGCGCTCCGTGTTGAACGCGTCGAACCGGGGGTAGTACGGCACGAGggcgtcctgcgcgccgaggtagTTGGTGTTGTACGTGCGCACGTAGATctcgcgcaccttgcgcgcAGGGTGGAAGAGACCCTGGAGCGCATGGTAGAGCAGGACGCCCGGCCCCAGCGTgacgcgcatcgcctcCACCGCGTCCATCACCGAGTTGATGACGTGCGGCGAGGTCTCAAAGATGTTGGGCCACACGAGGTTGAGCAGGTGCTGCATGCTGTCCTCGTGCCCGAGGCCggcggtgccgagcgcgaggtgcttgaCGATGCTCGCAGCCGACTGGCGGTGCACCGTGTCGCGGTCggtgagcgcgtcgtcgaggagggTCACGACGCTGTGCACATAGTCCTTGCTCATCTCGCCGATGTACTCAAACACCcagccgagcgccttgagGCACCCGTGCTGCACGTTGGCCTCGGGCGTGCGGTACTCGTTCAGGATCGCCGGCAGACAGGTAAATGGACCGCAGGTCTCGGCGACAATCGCGATCGCCACCGTCGAGCACACACGGCTctggcgctcctgcacGCGCAGGTTGGTGAGCAGCACCTGCAGCACGTCCTGCGGGCCGATCGCCTTGGCGATGTAGCCAAAGCTGTtgacggccgcgcggcgaatgctcttgcgctgcgccttgagcaggtcgagcagctcgaaaCAGATACGCATCcactcgcgcgcgcttacaaactcggcgccgcggtcgGCGATGCTGCCGATCAAGTTGATGCTCGCCtcctgcacgcgctcgtggcGGTTGCGCAGGATCGGCGTCATGCGGGGCAGGAGATCCTTGACCGGGGGATTCATGTGCGTCATGCCGACCACGTTCGCGATCGCATTCTCCGCCTGGATGATCGaggcgagcgactcggggAACTcttcgccgagctgctcaaagAGCACGACACCGAGGTTGgagaggagcgcgtcctcgccgcACTGCTTGATGACCATCGCGAGCTTCGTGGTGAGGTCCGCGGCCTGCTGACGCGTCTGCGCGTTCTTGTTGTTGAGGCGCCACAGGATCGTCGAGACGATCTGCGTCAGGTAGGGCTTGGTGCGCATGccaagcgcgccggcgacaACGCCGAGGCCATCGAGCATGACCTTGTCCTCCATCGACTGCTCCTGGAACGCAAAGATCATGCCGTCGATCAGTaggacctcgaggcgctcgtcgacatcggccgtgccgagctggccgacgacgtccTTGATCGCGTCCATCGCCATGCGCCGGAACGGCTCGCTCTCGTCCTTGAGGATGTGCACGAGGCGGCCCACGATCTCGCTCACGCCGACCttgtgcgcgagctcgacggtgGTCGCGACCACCTCGCGGTAGttgcggcggtcgagcgccatgcggcgcacccaAAAGTGCTTCACATAGTCGGGCAGCATCTCCTCGCGGAGGAACGCGCCGGTGACGCCGTCGGTGGCCGCGCACTGCTTCACGACCTTGAGCACAATGCGGCGCATCTCGTCGTCCGCCGACTGGAACTCGCGGATGAGCGTGGGCGTGACCTCTTTGACAAAGTACAGCGTCGAGTCCGCATCCATCAGGGGGATGATGAAGCCGACCGCCTTGAGGAACGCCGCGAGGCCTTTGCCGCGGTGCTGCCGGATGCCCATCCAGAGCGGCTTGAGCACGTTTTCAAAACTCTCGATACCatacggcgccgaggcctcggcgagcgccgagagcgcgagcgcggtcATGGTCTTGACCTTTTgctgctcgtcctcgagcccTTTCTCGATACAgtcgaccagcgcgcgcaGATGGGGCAGCACACCACAGCCCATCGAGATCGCAATCTGCTGCACGACACGGATCGCCgtgtgccgcgcctgcCAGCTCTTTTTCGAGCGGCAGACGGCGCGCAGGAACGGGAGGATCGCAGGCACaccgagcgacgtgccgacgacggcgagcgcacgcgcagtCGTATTGCGCACGTACTCGTCCGCATGGTCAATGTCggggcgcatcgtcgagatcatgtgcgcgaggcccgcggccttggcgaggttGCTAATAATTTCGCGGCCCTCGACACGCACAAAGTAGTCCTCGTCGATGAGCAGCGGCTCGATCACGACCAGGATACGGTGCACATACGGGCGcacgaggtcgtcgaggcggtaCAGCACACGGTCAATCACCTTGACAAGCAGGTGGCGCTCctggtcctcgagcgtgcgctccatCAACAGTGGCAAAATCTTGTCAAAGAGCGGCCCCGCGCCaaagacgcgcgcgctctcGGTGAGCTgcttgagcgcctgcttgcgcagctgcggcgtgccgttTTTGATTTTCAagaggagctgcaggatgaggcgctcgcggcgctcctctttcggcaggcgctgctcgccttCTTCGACCAGTGCCTTTTTGAAGTACACCTGGTCCTCGGGCTTCATAAacgcgagctcgccaatGCCCGGCACGTCGGTCGGCAGGTCGGCGCCCATCTCGCCGAcaccgcccgcgccggcatcgtcgcgcacctctTGCATGGTAAAGCCCGCGTCAGCGTTCGGCGCATCCATCAGCTTTTGGCCCGGCGCACGGATCGGCTCGTagcccggcggcggctcgacGATCTTGTAGCCTTCTTTCGGCAGCAGCGAgtcgagctcctggtcCGAGAGgtagcgcgagcggcgctgcggctcgcgcgccggcgtctcgtcccagcgcgagcgcttcggCTCTTCGGCCGGCGTCTCGtcccagcgcgagcggcggcgcttggtcTCCTCCGGCTCCTCTGGCGCAACGTCCcagcggcgcttgcgctcgacgcgcggcgtcgcgtccggcgccaCCTTTTCCTTCTCCtccggctcgtcgacgcgcttctccttgtcctcgataaagcggcgcacgcgctcttCTTCGCGCTCAATgttcgcgcggcgcatcgcgtcCGCATAGTTCTCATCCGCACCGTCGCGCGGACCGGGGTCGCGGTTGAAGCGGCGCTTCTGGTAGTCCGACTGGCGCGACTGAATCTGGTGtgactcggcgcgctccgccaTCGGGTCGTATGAGTCGTCCGCATACTCGTTCAACAGCTCCGCCGGCGCAGTAAACTGGTCCAGCGGGTTCACACGCGGCTCATCGTCCACAGGCGCTGGCTCGTACCCGCGCGAGGGACCCGCCTCGCGCCTCCGCTCCATCCCTGGATCCGACATGGAAGCGGCTCGACAGTCACGTGCTTTTTGCCACTGACGAtggcgccgcgcaacgGAGGGAGTGGCAagcaggccgcgccggcggtgaCGAGCGCGGGTGGGACGTATGCGCTGGGTGATATCGTTGTCGGCTCGAAGCTCTATGTAGAAAAGACGAACCCCGACAGTGGCGAGaccgagcagcgccaggcggaGGTGCTGTCCATTCGCGAGAAGCGCCAAAACAAGCTGCACATGctccaggcggcgcaggaaaGCGGCAAgagcgtcgaggaggagaagCCGGAGACCGACTTTTACGTGCACTACTGCGAGTTCaacaagcgcctcgacgagtgGGTGCCCTCGACGAAGCTCGTGCTGAGCCGCGAGATCGAGTGGCCGAAGCCAGCTGAGCCGTCCACGGCCACGAAGCAGACCAAGCGCAAGGTcgtgcacggcgtgcgcgcgaccggcgcgtccgagtcgcccgcgccTGAGAGCGAAAAGTCGGCggacggcgaggaggacaaGAAAGAGGAGGTGTTTTCGAAAGAAAAAGAGGTCGAAAAGCTCCGCACGTCGGGCTCCATGACGCAGTGCGCCTCAGAGGTGTCGCGCGTCAAGAACCTCAACACGATCCAGATGGGCAAGCACCAGATCGAGGCGTGGTACTTTAGCCCGTACCCGGTCGAGTACTCGCACATCGACTGCCTGTATTTGTGCGAGATGTGCCTGTCCTATTTCCCTTCCGAGCAGCTTCTGACGCGGCACCGCAAAAAGTGCACGCTTCTGCATCCCCCGGGCAACGAGATCTACCGCAGCGAGGACATTTCCTTCTTTGAgatcgacggccgccgccaaaAGACGTGGTGCCGCAACCTGTGCCTGCTCTCCAAGTGCTTCCTCGACCACAAGACGCTGTACTACGACGTCGATCCGTTCATGTACTATGTCATGTGCCAGCGCGACAACACCGGCTGCCACCTCATCGGCTACTTTTCCAAGGAAAAGGAGAGTGCCGAGGGGTACAATGTCGCGTGTATTCTTACCCTGCCGCAGCACCAGCGCTCGGGCTTTGGGCGCCTGCTCATCGAGTTCTCCTACGTGCTGTCGAAGCGGGAGAACAAGCTCGGCTCGCCAGAAAAGCCGCTCTCGGACCTGGGCCTCTTGGGCTATCGCGCGTACTGGACCGAGACCAttgtcgagctcctgctcaAAACCGAGGACGAAATCAGCATCGATGAGATCGCCAACAAGACCGCGATCATCCACGCAGACGTCCTCCAGACATGCCAGGCGCTGAACATGCTCAAACAGTACCAGGGCAAGCACTACCTCGTACTCTCCGATGTCATCATCGAGAAGCACGAGCGCCAAATGAAAAagaagcggcggcgcatccaTCCCGATGAACTCAACTGGAAGCCCCCGGTCTTCACCCGCGACCAGCTCCGGTTCGGTTGGTAGCTAGCTGTATTGTAGCCATTTTGTACTGTAACTCCACTTGCGCACAGACATGAAGGTCTCGATTCCGGGCCTGCCCAagaccgcgccgctcctaCCGAGCATCACGCAGCCAgagcgcgcggtgcagcgcatccaggaggtgctcgagcataGCTCGCGCGCACTCGTCGTcacaggcgcaggcgtctCGGTCGACAGCGGAATCAAATCGTACCGTGGCGAAAATGGAATGTACCGTACGTTCGCCGTGCTCACCCAGTCAACGAGGGCTATCGCCCGATCTACTACCACGAGTTCGTCCACCGCTGCGGGCCAGAAGAGGAGAAGCGCCGGCGGTACTGGGCACGCTCGTTCCTCGGCTACCCGCCactgcgcatcgcgcagccGAACGCGGCCCACAAGGCGAttgccgcgctccagcAGGCTGGAATCGTCAACCGCCTCATTACCCAGAacgtcgaccgcctgcaCTATGCGGCAGGGCAGATGGAACCGCCACAGTACACGGAGCTGCACGGCTCCTTGGCCGAGGTGAGATGCATCGGACACGGCACAGGAAAGCCAGACGCTCAGCCGGAATGGTGGACGGCCAGGCGGACCAAGGCGTTTGGCGACATCGAGCGCTATACCACATCGCACAtccgcgacgatgcgccggggTGCGGCTTtgtcgcgtcgcgcgatGCTCTGCAGGACTACTTTGCGGAACTAAACCCGGCATGGCAGGCGtgggccgagcgcctggccaACGAGCCGGACctctcgctgcgccgcaaccCAGACGGTGACGTACAGCTCGAGGGCGTGGACTACAATACATTTGAATACCCATCCTGCCCGTCGTGCGGCGGCCTCCTCAAGCCGGACGTGGTGTTTTTCGGCGAGAGCGTCAAGTCCTGGGTTCGCCAGGCTACAGAGGAGAGCGCACAGGAGTGCGACGCGGCACTCATTATCGGAACAACGCTCGCGACACACTCGGCCTATCGGATTGTGAAGCAGATTGTCGCGGCGGGCAAGCCAGTCGTCCTCCTGAATCGCGGGCCAACACGCGCCGACCCGATCCTTACGGACCGCATCGGACTCGACTGCGCCGAGGTGATGCACGACGTAGCACAGCGCATGCTGAGTACCTAACTACATTAACTATTGCCTTGGGCGGCTTTACGCTGAGTTAGTAGAGAGACGTaccgcaaggcgctctTCACGCATCCgctggagctgcgccatCTTCTCCTTGGCTGCCGCATTGGTGGTCGacttgggcggcgcaggaacCGGTGCTGCGGGGGCTGACGGGCGCGGGGTGGGGGCAGGGGCAGGAGTAGGGCGGGGAGTAGGGgcaggaggacgaggagccgcagcaggcgcggcggggcgcaCCGCAGGGCGCACCGCAGGTGCCGGAGCGGGGCGCACAGCCGGCGCTGGACGCACGGACGGCGCACTCTTGAAGTTGGGCTGAAGTCCGGCCATAGAAACCTTAGGCTGCGCCTGGAAGGCCTGGG
This window of the Malassezia japonica chromosome 4, complete sequence genome carries:
- a CDS encoding uncharacterized protein (EggNog:ENOG503P6EF; COG:S), with translation MHVLPYVAVAPCVAEVLDEVQGGAVDQESVWVNAYIAAPERCTAETSVQIKKGAHGVEITSSSPAFPVEAKSARCVAVQSQSTVKTPWVDVCIAEEKGGIPFADGPRGAWRFALSVSASGMERWCAGGPSGALHVGEWANSTDPFRTPIPLAGHASDITSVRFFPSGEVVLTTSLDMRAKIYSAIDGSNPRTLAGHTRAVYCSAILGRGREVLTGSADGTVRVWDVGQATTKTTLTAPDHAAVLALDVDEEHAYGGLASGQLAVWALSGGAPRLVPVPAAPGGEAGRVQALAVDLAAHRLALGTSSGVCAVYDTRDLAAVATFWRNTAEVTDVHWAGAELLVSTSDGLPFRASLAPQVLVEYAGWDADPVDALRPARGGVVAVGAGEYARYAENCTAAV
- a CDS encoding uncharacterized protein (TransMembrane:11 (i93-110o130-148i160-179o185-209i221-240o252-276i300-322o334-351i363-386o406-428i435-453o); EggNog:ENOG503NUD0; COG:U) codes for the protein MEPAMLAAPPETGGVDAAVYAAERNAQEHGPNKRTDGRGKVPRHGRRSTEPPLDAQVAPRADMMSWSTHIDAVAEETPLVSLRAGPSHERRRTLSLLALYASIFTMAMAMSLDAMSFNLYLNYACSEFNALSSMGTVMIVQQLVRAIAKPPVAKLSDVVGRIGTLLLVLGLYAGGYAIMASATSFMMLLGGTIVQSLGATGVQVLQSVIIADTTSVQWRGLLIGTVNVPYLVNFALAGPLVDFALRTHGWRFGFGIWVLAVPLSAAPLLVTLLVGYRRARRRAQRSAPPPTPSVWREMDLLGMGLFSSGLTLVLLPLSLGGFSAVAEGWTSESQQLVAGFLLLGAFALWQARTATPFLPYSALSNFTVMAVCTIGALDFAGFYLSWTYLAPFIMILKDWDQVRTAYFVSAQNVTSTITGIIVGMLMAYTRRLKGFLTYGYIVRVLGIALMIHFRSLGHTAVTLVLCQVLQGIGGGSVALTMQVAVQVAVPPTRVAVVTAFELLTTEVGAAVGSALASALFTSLLRPALDTHLPYLPHTELDRIQGNLGAVLEYPVGSLERIGITQAWVDVMRTLCITSLLVQVPALAMTFFIPEMNLHDSHTHRHRAADPERDEPHGTPLESPARFQSPPWSRDRRPAPGK
- the ESA1 gene encoding histone acetyltransferase (EggNog:ENOG503NV9K; COG:B); the protein is MAPRNGGSGKQAAPAVTSAGGTYALGDIVVGSKLYVEKTNPDSGETEQRQAEVLSIREKRQNKLHMLQAAQESGKSVEEEKPETDFYVHYCEFNKRLDEWVPSTKLVLSREIEWPKPAEPSTATKQTKRKVVHGVRATGASESPAPESEKSADGEEDKKEEVFSKEKEVEKLRTSGSMTQCASEVSRVKNLNTIQMGKHQIEAWYFSPYPVEYSHIDCLYLCEMCLSYFPSEQLLTRHRKKCTLLHPPGNEIYRSEDISFFEIDGRRQKTWCRNLCLLSKCFLDHKTLYYDVDPFMYYVMCQRDNTGCHLIGYFSKEKESAEGYNVACILTLPQHQRSGFGRLLIEFSYVLSKRENKLGSPEKPLSDLGLLGYRAYWTETIVELLLKTEDEISIDEIANKTAIIHADVLQTCQALNMLKQYQGKHYLVLSDVIIEKHERQMKKKRRRIHPDELNWKPPVFTRDQLRFDMKVSIPGLPKTAPLLPSITQPERAVQRIQEVLEHSSRALVVTGAGVSVDSGIKSYRGENGMYLNEGYRPIYYHEFVHRCGPEEEKRRRYWARSFLGYPPLRIAQPNAAHKAIAALQQAGIVNRLITQNVDRLHYAAGQMEPPQYTELHGSLAEAFGDIERYTTSHIRDDAPGCGFVASRDALQDYFAELNPAWQAWAERLANEPDLSLRRNPDGDVQLEGVDYNTFEYPSCPSCGGLLKPDVVFFGESVKSWVRQATEESAQECDAALIIGTTLATHSAYRIVKQIVAAGKPVVLLNRGPTRADPILTDRIGLDCAEVMHDVAQRMLST
- the prp10 gene encoding U2 snRNP component prp10 (EggNog:ENOG503NVKB; BUSCO:EOG092608T8; COG:A), which produces MSDPGMERRREAGPSRGYEPAPVDDEPRVNPLDQFTAPAELLNEYADDSYDPMAERAESHQIQSRQSDYQKRRFNRDPGPRDGADENYADAMRRANIEREEERVRRFIEDKEKRVDEPEEKEKVAPDATPRVERKRRWDVAPEEPEETKRRRSRWDETPAEEPKRSRWDETPAREPQRRSRYLSDQELDSLLPKEGYKIVEPPPGYEPIRAPGQKLMDAPNADAGFTMQEVRDDAGAGGVGEMGADLPTDVPGIGELAFMKPEDQVYFKKALVEEGEQRLPKEERRERLILQLLLKIKNGTPQLRKQALKQLTESARVFGAGPLFDKILPLLMERTLEDQERHLLVKVIDRVLYRLDDLVRPYVHRILVVIEPLLIDEDYFVRVEGREIISNLAKAAGLAHMISTMRPDIDHADEYVRNTTARALAVVGTSLGVPAILPFLRAVCRSKKSWQARHTAIRVVQQIAISMGCGVLPHLRALVDCIEKGLEDEQQKVKTMTALALSALAEASAPYGIESFENVLKPLWMGIRQHRGKGLAAFLKAVGFIIPLMDADSTLYFVKEVTPTLIREFQSADDEMRRIVLKVVKQCAATDGVTGAFLREEMLPDYVKHFWVRRMALDRRNYREVVATTVELAHKVGVSEIVGRLVHILKDESEPFRRMAMDAIKDVVGQLGTADVDERLEVLLIDGMIFAFQEQSMEDKVMLDGLGVVAGALGMRTKPYLTQIVSTILWRLNNKNAQTRQQAADLTTKLAMVIKQCGEDALLSNLGVVLFEQLGEEFPESLASIIQAENAIANVVGMTHMNPPVKDLLPRMTPILRNRHERVQEASINLIGSIADRGAEFVSAREWMRICFELLDLLKAQRKSIRRAAVNSFGYIAKAIGPQDVLQVLLTNLRVQERQSRVCSTVAIAIVAETCGPFTCLPAILNEYRTPEANVQHGCLKALGWVFEYIGEMSKDYVHSVVTLLDDALTDRDTVHRQSAASIVKHLALGTAGLGHEDSMQHLLNLVWPNIFETSPHVINSVMDAVEAMRVTLGPGVLLYHALQGLFHPARKVREIYVRTYNTNYLGAQDALVPYYPRFDAFNTERNDYTRHDLGVFL